In Dissulfuribacter thermophilus, a genomic segment contains:
- a CDS encoding PEP/pyruvate-binding domain-containing protein: MAFKQAKTFESKALRVNLEATQVQQIEFNARYSVLRDAVKDYQGVKNAAEHILFEIHHPFKNWDAIINEFRAFTLKNLQVYCRTDRATEVFQVELELFLTLIHQAPKEYQKKDATDALLAFIEKLFQVVDTDQLWSLIPSIERTFSELMMEGCMIARFMAESLHPLPKSLSLLFNRLKLEKIPPSFIRSCIEIVGWIRIHAYEVWLSSEDPIEWLDQTIKKYQIKLSKTELNEIKALFEPISHEVLRTGLKEIRELINSKGKDISSLNRLIKLPGNIEIVRHYRNISNTLKKYNELGLLFLFHIMELPGLSIIYEETIRGINRILLGYIKNADTTQLKQMLPKDFELLEQQAGKFPQTALQCIEALGTEILKLDAPQITELFLKKVIGFGFQTPNVTGVDMEWQVLRNPAHLQNIRVWMKLIGQRPYQCSSLLSALLINIKLGGICIKDTDLFQKDVSKLLNSNIRPVYNLVKQLAKQFPVYFNEIGAEGLLRDVSTELDEITHRQDKLIHFLRKQSHVESNNLIVNFIEAILCFWYSREKSVLKPYLPEELLEEIPTHGQFVDPVHRLVRFLSEELGLEPFAKRVTKLVNIQEDTLERLLYRAPDIPPSDKERFILLIKMYRLETLKYKLGTQEILHHLEEAKKLGFEGVEEIIEAVNKDEPEECLEVILKHLESLKDVILSPQRFEGREDIYFKRHIAADIPSMYGRYHEKKFDALSLSFRLENLANTYFERIITGFDIKFITYKNLELILRYLKLLWRGVKIDGIQSKKFETYLRLFEQALRFSQFSFGQFRDIIHGLLEGVKDIIYIYYIHPHQENLPLIIEQLYPDRLLEKFNRVNHNAQTKGELIHQLSERFLRDLIAGTFGLQYLDTFVSRVHHIFEEERAALSEKNLDLLLSYNPDSTICPINAPNPSTKNLIHLGNKGFNLLLLHEEGLPVPPGIIITTEIFRCREILDEFPRVFLELKERLKDALHSIEDITQKRFGHPKAPLLLSVRSGAAISMPGMMSTIINVGSNLDTIEGLAQETGKMWFAWDNYRRFVQSWAMGFGLSRDIFSKLMAEHKQHFGVEKKRQFTGEQMKALALKYREKTLEAGIKIFDDPWEQLMCTIKLVLRSWESDKAKAYREIMDLSDRWGTAVIVQVMTFGNMSEASGTGVVFTTNPNHKLERVCLWGDYTPGNQGEDIVSGLVSTYPISLEQKEYLNIEEPCLEEAFPEIYQALFNYVKRLIVERGWSHQEIEFTFESPDPKDLYILQTRDMTPKKKRSYPVFVKTASLKNAFLGRGIGVSGGALSGRIAFTLDDIMMLKEKSSKDPVILIRSDTVPDDIKEISLADGLLTAKGGQTSHAAIVALRLEKTCVVGFKGLKLYEQKKMAKIQGIELRAGDFISIDGRNGAVYFGLHKSHA; this comes from the coding sequence ATGGCGTTCAAACAGGCGAAAACCTTCGAATCAAAGGCCTTGAGGGTAAATCTTGAGGCCACTCAAGTCCAGCAAATAGAATTCAATGCGAGGTATTCTGTCCTTAGGGATGCAGTCAAAGACTATCAGGGTGTCAAAAATGCTGCAGAGCACATCCTATTTGAAATCCACCACCCTTTCAAAAATTGGGATGCCATCATCAATGAATTTCGTGCCTTTACCCTAAAAAATCTTCAAGTCTATTGCCGTACAGATAGGGCCACAGAGGTATTTCAGGTCGAACTTGAACTATTTCTAACCCTAATTCATCAGGCCCCAAAGGAATATCAGAAAAAAGATGCCACAGACGCGCTCCTCGCATTTATAGAAAAACTATTTCAGGTAGTTGATACGGATCAATTATGGTCACTTATACCAAGTATTGAAAGGACGTTTTCGGAACTCATGATGGAGGGATGCATGATTGCCAGATTCATGGCAGAAAGCCTCCATCCCCTTCCAAAGTCATTGAGCCTGCTCTTTAACAGACTGAAACTCGAAAAGATTCCGCCAAGCTTTATCAGGTCATGTATAGAGATCGTGGGCTGGATAAGAATACATGCCTATGAAGTCTGGCTTTCGTCTGAAGATCCCATTGAATGGCTAGACCAAACAATCAAAAAATATCAAATTAAGCTCTCTAAAACAGAATTAAATGAAATTAAAGCATTATTTGAACCAATTTCCCATGAGGTACTTAGAACTGGGCTAAAAGAAATACGGGAGTTAATAAACTCTAAGGGAAAAGACATAAGCTCCCTCAATAGACTAATAAAATTGCCTGGCAATATCGAAATAGTGCGTCATTACAGAAACATTTCCAATACCCTTAAAAAATACAATGAATTAGGGCTACTATTTCTCTTTCACATAATGGAGCTCCCAGGGCTCTCAATAATCTATGAAGAGACCATAAGAGGGATCAACAGGATACTTCTTGGCTATATCAAGAATGCTGATACCACACAACTCAAACAGATGCTCCCTAAGGACTTTGAACTGCTTGAACAACAGGCAGGAAAATTCCCGCAGACAGCGCTACAGTGTATAGAAGCTCTGGGTACCGAGATATTGAAGCTAGACGCCCCACAGATCACCGAACTATTTCTGAAAAAGGTCATTGGCTTCGGGTTCCAAACCCCAAACGTGACTGGCGTTGACATGGAATGGCAGGTCCTTAGGAATCCAGCCCATCTTCAAAATATACGGGTCTGGATGAAGCTCATTGGCCAAAGGCCCTATCAGTGTTCAAGTCTCCTTTCAGCACTGCTCATAAACATCAAACTTGGTGGAATCTGCATTAAAGACACAGATCTATTTCAAAAGGATGTTTCAAAGCTTTTAAACTCAAATATAAGACCTGTCTACAACCTGGTAAAACAGCTCGCCAAGCAATTCCCAGTCTATTTTAATGAGATAGGGGCAGAGGGGCTCCTAAGAGATGTATCCACTGAACTTGATGAAATTACCCACAGGCAGGACAAACTGATTCATTTCTTAAGGAAACAGAGTCACGTTGAGAGTAATAACCTTATAGTAAATTTCATAGAGGCGATTTTGTGTTTCTGGTACAGCAGAGAAAAGTCTGTACTAAAGCCGTATTTGCCCGAAGAACTCCTTGAGGAAATCCCTACCCATGGCCAATTTGTGGATCCAGTCCATCGACTAGTAAGATTTTTGAGTGAAGAACTTGGCCTAGAGCCATTTGCTAAAAGGGTTACAAAACTAGTAAACATTCAAGAAGACACCCTAGAGCGCCTATTATACAGGGCCCCTGACATACCTCCAAGCGATAAGGAAAGATTCATCTTACTTATAAAGATGTACAGACTTGAGACCCTGAAATACAAACTAGGGACTCAAGAGATATTGCATCACCTCGAGGAAGCCAAGAAACTGGGATTTGAGGGTGTTGAAGAGATAATTGAAGCAGTGAACAAAGATGAACCAGAAGAGTGCCTGGAGGTCATTTTAAAACACCTCGAATCGTTGAAAGATGTAATACTTAGTCCTCAAAGGTTTGAGGGCAGAGAAGACATCTACTTTAAAAGACACATCGCCGCTGACATCCCATCTATGTATGGCAGATATCATGAAAAAAAATTTGATGCCCTTAGTCTCAGTTTTAGGCTGGAAAACCTTGCCAACACCTATTTTGAACGCATTATCACAGGGTTTGACATAAAATTTATTACATACAAAAATCTGGAATTGATACTACGATATCTTAAGCTCCTTTGGCGTGGAGTAAAAATAGATGGAATACAGTCCAAAAAGTTCGAGACATATCTAAGACTCTTTGAACAGGCCCTTCGTTTTAGCCAATTCTCCTTTGGCCAATTTAGAGACATAATTCATGGACTCTTAGAAGGGGTAAAGGACATAATATACATATACTACATCCATCCTCACCAAGAAAACCTCCCTCTAATAATCGAACAGCTCTATCCAGACAGGCTTCTGGAAAAATTTAACCGCGTAAACCATAATGCACAGACCAAAGGGGAACTCATTCATCAACTATCAGAACGCTTCCTAAGAGATCTTATTGCTGGCACATTTGGACTACAGTACTTGGATACTTTTGTCTCTCGAGTCCATCACATTTTCGAAGAGGAAAGAGCAGCACTATCTGAAAAGAACCTTGATCTCTTGTTAAGCTACAATCCAGACAGCACCATATGTCCCATAAATGCTCCAAATCCTTCTACTAAGAACTTGATACACCTAGGCAATAAAGGCTTTAACCTGTTACTCCTTCACGAGGAAGGTCTACCTGTTCCCCCTGGGATCATAATCACCACAGAGATCTTTAGGTGTAGGGAGATATTAGACGAATTCCCCAGGGTCTTTCTGGAGCTCAAAGAACGCCTCAAGGACGCTCTACACTCCATTGAAGACATTACTCAAAAGAGATTTGGACACCCCAAGGCACCACTACTACTTTCGGTGAGGAGTGGAGCTGCCATATCAATGCCTGGGATGATGTCCACAATCATCAATGTTGGGAGCAATCTAGATACCATTGAAGGTCTTGCCCAGGAAACAGGGAAGATGTGGTTTGCCTGGGACAATTACAGGAGATTTGTCCAATCTTGGGCCATGGGGTTCGGACTCTCCAGAGACATCTTTTCTAAACTCATGGCGGAACACAAGCAACACTTTGGAGTTGAAAAGAAGAGGCAATTTACTGGCGAACAAATGAAGGCTCTTGCCTTAAAGTACAGAGAAAAGACCCTTGAGGCTGGCATTAAAATCTTTGATGACCCATGGGAACAACTCATGTGTACCATAAAACTTGTGCTTCGCTCATGGGAATCTGACAAAGCCAAGGCATATAGAGAAATCATGGATTTGTCAGACAGATGGGGGACTGCGGTAATAGTTCAGGTGATGACCTTCGGGAACATGAGCGAAGCCTCTGGGACAGGTGTGGTGTTTACCACCAATCCCAATCACAAACTCGAAAGGGTATGTCTATGGGGAGACTATACACCTGGTAACCAGGGAGAAGACATTGTAAGTGGCCTGGTGAGTACCTATCCAATTTCTCTAGAACAAAAAGAATATCTCAATATAGAAGAGCCTTGCCTTGAGGAGGCGTTTCCAGAAATATATCAGGCCCTATTCAACTATGTGAAAAGGCTGATTGTTGAGAGGGGTTGGAGCCATCAAGAGATAGAATTTACCTTTGAGTCTCCCGACCCCAAGGACCTCTACATATTGCAGACTAGGGATATGACTCCAAAGAAGAAACGGTCTTATCCAGTGTTCGTTAAGACTGCTTCGCTAAAAAATGCCTTTCTAGGCCGCGGCATAGGAGTAAGTGGGGGGGCCCTTTCTGGAAGGATCGCCTTTACTCTAGACGATATAATGATGCTAAAAGAAAAAAGCTCCAAGGATCCAGTGATTCTGATAAGATCAGATACAGTTCCAGATGATATAAAAGAGATATCTCTTGCAGACGGCCTTTTGACTGCTAAAGGTGGCCAGACATCCCACGCAGCAATAGTGGCTCTAAGACTGGAAAAGACATGTGTTGTAGGCTTTAAGGGTCTTAAGTTGTATGAACAAAAGAAAATGGCTAAAATACAAGGAATAGAACTAAGGGCCGGAGATTTCATCAGTATTGATGGAAGAAACGGCGCTGTATATTTTGGGCTACACAAGAGTCATGCTTAA